The proteins below come from a single Buchnera aphidicola (Thelaxes californica) genomic window:
- the infC gene encoding translation initiation factor IF-3: protein MKGIKRNTFTKPNRINNEITQVAEVRLTGVDGDQLGICSFKDALAQSDQLGLDLVEISPNAIPPVCRIMDYGKFLYQKSKSFKEQKKKQKVIQIKEIKFRPSTEEGDYQVKLKSIIKFLEEGNKVKITLRFRGREMAHQHIGINILSRVKNDLKNISIVESFPLRIEGRQMIMILIPKKNN, encoded by the coding sequence ATTAAAGGTATAAAACGCAATACATTCACAAAACCTAATCGTATTAATAATGAAATTACTCAAGTCGCTGAAGTGCGTTTAACTGGTGTTGATGGTGATCAGTTAGGAATTTGTAGTTTCAAAGATGCTTTAGCACAATCAGATCAATTAGGATTAGATTTAGTAGAAATTAGCCCAAATGCTATTCCTCCAGTTTGTCGAATTATGGATTATGGAAAATTTTTATATCAAAAAAGTAAATCTTTTAAAGAACAAAAAAAAAAACAAAAAGTGATTCAAATTAAAGAAATAAAGTTTCGACCTAGTACGGAAGAAGGAGATTATCAAGTTAAATTAAAAAGTATTATTAAATTTTTAGAAGAAGGAAATAAAGTAAAAATTACATTGCGTTTTCGAGGTAGAGAAATGGCACATCAACATATTGGAATTAATATTTTAAGTAGAGTAAAAAATGATTTGAAAAATATTTCCATAGTTGAATCTTTTCCCCTGAGAATTGAAGGTCGACAAATGATTATGATTTTAATACCAAAGAAAAATAATTAA
- the rpmI gene encoding 50S ribosomal protein L35 — MPKIKTLRSAYKRFKKTASGSFKCKKTNLRHILTKKSSKYKRNLRAKVIISKSNHNSVKLFLPYV, encoded by the coding sequence ATGCCTAAAATTAAAACATTGCGTAGTGCATATAAACGATTTAAAAAAACCGCTTCCGGTTCTTTTAAATGTAAGAAAACTAATTTACGTCATATTCTTACTAAAAAAAGTAGTAAATATAAACGTAATTTGCGTGCAAAAGTTATCATTTCAAAATCTAATCATAATTCAGTCAAATTATTTTTACCATATGTATAA
- the rplT gene encoding 50S ribosomal protein L20 translates to MTRVKRGVVAHARHKKILKKAKGYYGARSRVYRVANQAVIKAGQYAYRDRRQKKRIFRQLWITRINAAARNNNVSYSKLIFALKNSSIIINRKILSDLAIFDKIAFSELVKKSQSDLKII, encoded by the coding sequence ATGACCCGTGTTAAAAGAGGTGTTGTTGCTCATGCTCGTCATAAAAAAATTTTAAAAAAAGCAAAAGGGTATTATGGTGCTCGTTCGAGAGTGTATAGAGTAGCTAATCAAGCAGTTATTAAAGCGGGTCAGTATGCTTACCGTGATCGTCGTCAAAAAAAACGCATATTTCGTCAGTTATGGATTACTCGTATTAATGCTGCTGCTCGAAATAATAATGTTTCATATAGCAAATTGATATTTGCATTAAAAAATTCTTCGATTATTATTAATCGTAAAATTTTATCAGACCTAGCTATTTTTGATAAAATAGCTTTTTCTGAATTAGTAAAAAAGTCACAATCAGATTTAAAGATTATTTAA
- the pheS gene encoding phenylalanine--tRNA ligase subunit alpha, with amino-acid sequence MFFDHSFLIKFEKKINKITTWKELDTLRIQYLGKKGYIFHLMQSLKQVSKEKKKQLGLKINFFKNFIKNKIRLKKNKIDVLDVQNELQKSSIDVTLPGRGAYFGSLHPITVAIGDIENFFLNLGFSITSGPEIEDVYHNFDALNIPINHPARNQNDTFWINKKILLRTQTSSVQIRAMERRQPPIRMISYGKVYRNDYDSTHTPMFHQLEGLVIEKNLNFSNLKYLLFNFIQNFFKKKVKTRFRSAYFPFTLPSAEIDIFRKNDDKKSEWLEILGCGMVHPNVLKEMGVKNNLYSAFAFGIGIERIIMLRYGIIDLRSFFQNDLSFLQQFK; translated from the coding sequence ATGTTTTTTGATCATTCTTTTTTAATTAAATTTGAAAAAAAAATTAACAAGATTACTACTTGGAAAGAATTAGATACATTACGTATTCAATATTTAGGTAAAAAAGGTTATATTTTTCATTTAATGCAATCTTTAAAACAAGTTTCGAAAGAAAAAAAAAAACAATTAGGTCTTAAAATCAATTTTTTTAAAAATTTTATAAAAAATAAAATAAGATTAAAAAAAAATAAAATAGATGTATTAGATGTTCAAAATGAATTACAAAAATCTTCCATTGATGTAACATTACCTGGTCGTGGTGCTTATTTTGGTTCGTTACATCCTATTACTGTTGCTATAGGTGATATAGAAAATTTTTTCTTAAATTTAGGTTTTTCAATAACTTCTGGACCTGAAATTGAAGATGTATATCATAATTTTGATGCTTTAAATATTCCGATTAACCATCCAGCTCGTAATCAAAATGATACTTTTTGGATAAATAAAAAAATATTGTTGCGTACTCAAACATCTAGTGTTCAAATTCGAGCCATGGAACGAAGGCAACCTCCTATTCGAATGATTTCTTACGGTAAAGTATATCGTAATGATTACGATTCAACTCATACTCCAATGTTTCATCAATTAGAAGGTTTAGTAATAGAGAAAAATTTAAATTTTTCAAATTTAAAGTATTTATTATTTAATTTTATACAAAATTTTTTTAAAAAAAAAGTAAAGACAAGATTTAGAAGTGCTTATTTTCCATTTACTTTACCTTCCGCTGAAATAGATATTTTTAGAAAAAATGATGATAAAAAATCTGAATGGTTAGAGATATTAGGATGTGGAATGGTTCATCCTAATGTTTTAAAAGAAATGGGAGTGAAGAATAATTTATATTCAGCTTTTGCTTTTGGAATAGGTATAGAACGTATAATAATGTTACGTTATGGTATAATAGATTTACGTTCATTTTTTCAGAATGATTTAAGTTTTCTTCAACAATTTAAATAA
- the pheT gene encoding phenylalanine--tRNA ligase subunit beta, whose translation MKFSEAWLKKKFNLFFIRTDILCQQLTQCGFEVEEVVHDTGIDDQIIVGKILSVERQIKKKNVFLYKILIGNNIVVKIISDLFELNCFNKVAVMLDSNLNIENNKNVQIKKFCSYSDLHLMYGTNRIILFPNNAQPGELVKKYFIKKNNNIIKVNIPPNRSDVISLLGLARELSSFNNINLPVLPSYCIREQINCKLKINIEKDSGCKRYIGRIIKNINAQVTTPFWMQERLRNSGVYTENVILDIINYVLIEIGEPVHIINIDNNFDDLNITKNKKIENVILPNGVAISLKTNISIISQKNKILLLSNNINLQCSSVKLNTKNIFIGSACLTSHQLSQNCFQYDMLDRNELYIYKRSVNIIQQEHSVNYTTFLIHKICGGEIGPLSYSKNITYHNNNHSKKIFLCHVYLNKILGFFVNATDIYNIFFYLGYNIVFFKTGWFMIPPYWRKDVYLQEDLIADFIRLYGYDKIPMNILPNNNFNIQKNISCSDKYNFDYSKNLKLILMSRGYSEVINYSFINPDMQYLFNPNIHPLMIKNPISKDMSSMRCTLWIGLIISALYNQKRQKFFLRLFEIGLCFIPNKKELLQSNQIRCLSGLITGLNFSIHWNEKNKNVDFYHIKGDIEALLIYCGIKEKVQFVPKPIFGLNPNISAYIYLNEKKIGKIGALDLLLEKKFCFKNSVFLFELFLDKISFFSIEKVKKIKYFPRSQRDISIIISKSVTYASILRSCKKSIGNEEIEFNVFDVYQGNHIESGKKSISINLLFLNLKGDLNEKKINILVNNILSVLKNDFNAVLRT comes from the coding sequence ATGAAATTTAGTGAAGCATGGTTGAAAAAAAAATTTAATTTATTTTTTATTCGTACTGATATTTTATGTCAACAATTAACACAATGTGGATTTGAAGTTGAAGAAGTAGTACATGATACAGGAATAGATGATCAAATAATTGTAGGTAAAATTTTGTCTGTTGAACGACAAATAAAAAAAAAAAATGTTTTTTTATATAAAATATTAATTGGAAATAATATAGTAGTTAAAATAATTTCTGATCTATTTGAATTAAATTGTTTTAATAAAGTTGCAGTAATGTTGGATAGTAATCTAAATATAGAAAATAATAAAAATGTACAAATAAAAAAATTTTGTAGTTATTCAGATTTACATTTAATGTATGGAACTAATAGAATAATATTATTTCCTAATAATGCACAACCGGGAGAACTTGTAAAAAAGTATTTTATAAAAAAAAATAATAATATAATTAAAGTTAATATACCTCCTAATCGTTCAGATGTAATAAGTTTATTAGGTTTGGCGAGAGAATTATCTTCTTTTAATAATATAAATTTACCTGTTTTACCATCTTATTGTATAAGAGAACAAATAAATTGTAAATTAAAAATTAATATAGAAAAAGATAGTGGTTGTAAAAGATATATTGGTAGAATTATTAAAAATATTAATGCTCAAGTCACGACTCCTTTTTGGATGCAAGAAAGGTTGAGAAATTCTGGTGTATATACAGAAAATGTTATTTTAGATATTATTAATTATGTATTGATTGAAATAGGTGAACCTGTTCATATTATTAATATTGACAATAATTTTGATGATTTAAACATCACAAAAAATAAAAAAATAGAAAATGTAATATTACCGAATGGTGTTGCAATTTCTTTAAAAACTAATATTTCAATTATTTCTCAAAAAAATAAAATTTTATTATTATCTAATAATATTAATTTACAATGTTCATCTGTGAAATTAAATACAAAGAATATTTTTATAGGTTCTGCTTGTTTAACTTCTCATCAATTGTCACAAAATTGTTTTCAATATGATATGTTAGATCGAAATGAATTATATATTTATAAAAGGTCTGTTAATATTATACAACAAGAACATAGTGTGAATTATACAACTTTTTTAATTCATAAAATTTGTGGAGGAGAAATAGGACCGTTATCTTATAGTAAGAATATTACATATCATAATAATAATCATTCTAAAAAAATTTTTTTATGTCATGTTTATTTAAACAAAATATTAGGTTTTTTTGTTAATGCTACTGATATATATAATATTTTTTTTTATTTAGGTTATAATATTGTTTTTTTTAAAACAGGTTGGTTCATGATTCCCCCTTATTGGAGGAAAGATGTATATTTACAAGAAGATTTAATTGCTGATTTTATTCGATTGTATGGTTATGATAAAATTCCCATGAATATTTTACCTAATAATAATTTTAATATTCAGAAAAATATATCTTGTAGTGACAAATATAATTTTGATTATAGTAAAAATTTAAAGTTAATATTAATGAGTAGAGGTTATTCTGAAGTAATTAATTATTCTTTTATTAATCCAGATATGCAATATTTGTTTAATCCTAATATTCATCCTTTAATGATTAAAAATCCTATATCAAAAGATATGTCTTCGATGCGTTGTACTTTGTGGATAGGTTTAATTATATCCGCTTTATATAATCAAAAAAGACAAAAATTTTTTTTACGTTTATTTGAAATAGGATTATGTTTTATTCCTAATAAAAAAGAATTATTACAATCTAATCAGATTAGATGTTTATCTGGTTTAATTACTGGATTAAATTTTTCAATCCATTGGAACGAAAAAAATAAAAATGTAGATTTTTATCATATAAAAGGTGATATAGAAGCTTTGTTAATATATTGTGGAATTAAAGAAAAAGTGCAATTTGTTCCAAAACCAATTTTTGGGTTAAATCCTAATATAAGTGCTTATATTTATTTAAATGAAAAAAAAATTGGAAAAATAGGAGCTTTAGATTTGTTGTTAGAAAAAAAGTTTTGTTTTAAAAATTCTGTTTTTTTATTTGAATTATTTTTAGATAAAATTTCATTTTTTTCTATAGAAAAAGTGAAAAAAATTAAATATTTTCCACGAAGTCAAAGAGATATTTCTATTATTATATCAAAATCCGTTACTTATGCATCTATATTGCGTTCATGTAAAAAAAGCATTGGTAATGAAGAAATAGAATTTAATGTATTTGATGTATATCAAGGTAATCATATTGAATCAGGAAAAAAAAGTATTTCTATTAATTTGTTATTTTTAAATCTTAAAGGTGATTTAAATGAAAAAAAAATTAATATTTTAGTCAATAATATTTTGTCCGTTTTAAAAAATGATTTTAACGCAGTTTTAAGAACATAA